The Naumannella cuiyingiana DNA window GTGCCACGGCTGATCGAGGCCGACACCTGGGCGCGGCTCGGCGACGGTCTCGGCCAGCGAGCCCGCGCGCTGAACGCCTTCCTGCGCGACATCTACGCGGGCCAGGAGATCATCGGTGATCAACTGATCCCGCCGGAGCTGTTGGACCGGGCGCCCGGATTCCGGTCGGTCGGCCGGATGCCGTCGTGGCAGCCGGTGCGCAACCACATCAGCGGGTTCGACCTGGTCAGCACCGGGCCGGGGGAATTCATGGTGCTGGAGGACAATCTGCGCGTCCCATCCGGCATCGGGTACGCCCTGGCCAGCCGCGAGATGATGGGCGGGCTCGGGGCCGACATCCCGATGCCGGCCGGCGTCAGGCCTGTGGACGGCGTACCGGCGATGATCTTGGAAACGCTGGTCGCCGCCGCACCGCCGGCCGCGGGTGACGAGCCGCGGATCGCGATGCTCAGCTCCGGGTCGGCCGACTCCGCCTGGTTCGAGCACACCATGATCGCCGAACGGGCCGGGATCTCGTTGCTGGACACCGATGACCTGGTGGCGCGCGACGGTGTGCTGTATGCGCTGCGGCGCGGCCGCGAGGAGCGGATCGACGTGCTCTACGTGCGGATGGAGGAGGACATGTTGCTGTCCTCCCACGATGCCGAGGGCAACCGACTGCGCTCGGGCATCACGCGGGCGCTCGGCCGCGGGAACCTGGCCCTGGTCAATGCGCTCGGCAACGGGGTGGCCGACGACAAGGCAGTCTATGCCTTCGTGCCCGAGATGATCCGCTACTACCTGGGTGAGGAGCCGATCATCCCGCAGGTGCCGACCTGGCTGTGCGCCGAGCGCGATCAGCGTGACTTCGTGGTGGCGAACCTTGATCAACTCGTGGTCAAGCCGATCGACGGCTACGGGGGCGCCGGGATCACCATCGGTCCGGCGGCGACTGAGGCGGAGCTGGAGGAGCGGCGCCGCGAGCTGGAATCCAATCCGGAGCGGTTCATCGCCCAGGAGGTGCTGCGGCTGTCGACGCACCCGACCTTCGACGGCAGCGGGCTGTTCCCGCACCACATGGATCTGCGGGCATTCGTGCACCTGCGCGCCGACGGGGAGGCCATCGACAGCCATCTGGTGCCGGCCGCGCTGACCCGGGTCGCGCCCGCCGGCAGCCTGATCGTCAACTCCTCCCGCGGGGGCGGCGGGAAGGACACCTGGGTGCTGGGCGGCGACCCGGCCTGAGCGGCTCAGGCGTCTCGGCGGTGATCATCGGGCCGTAGGTAGCTCTCGCGTACCTCCAGGCCGCGGCGTACCTCATCGAGCGCGGGGTCGACGAAGGTGGCACGGTACTGCTTGTCGCTGCCGGCGATCGCTGCGAAGTTCAGCCCGGAGAACGCGGCGATCATCATCGAGACCTGGACGAGTTGCCGGTTGATCGGCAGCAGCCCGGAGAGTCCGTCCAGCCGGTCGGGCGGGCGGCCCATCCATTGCGCCGCCGTCGCATCGGTGATCGTCAGCACCCCGAACGCGACGAAGAACACGAATACCAACACCCCGAACCAGGTGAGCTGGATCAGCGTGACCAGCACGGCGACCAGCAGCAGGTTGAGCCGCTCGCGCGGGCGCAGCCGGCTGGTGCGGTGCCGCTGCCGTTGATCACGCAGCAGTTCGCCGACCTCGTCGCTCGCGTTGACCGCGGTCAGGACGACGGCCAGGCCGAGGAAGACCGCGACCGCGGCCCAGGTGCGACCGAAGCTGAGGGTGGCGACGATCTGCCAGATCTCGGCGTTGTAGAAGAAGAACAGCACCGCCACCATCAGCACCGGGAGCACGCGGGAGATCATCGGCCCGAGCGTCCAGAGCTCGTGTACCGCGCGATGACCCGCCCAGGTCAGCATCGTGCCGACTCCCCAGTAGGCCAGCAGCAGTACGCCGGCCGCGGCCAGCACGCGCAGCGGGAGATAGGGAAGGACCGGAAGCCCGATGATCAGCGGGCCGGCGAGCAGCACTCCGATTGCGACGAGGCCGAGCACCACGCGCGCCCGCCGGGGCAGCCGCCGCTCGACGAATGTGGTGAGCCAGGCGACGAAGGGCGAGGCCAGCAGCAGCCCGAGCGCGGCGAGCATCAGGCCGACCAGGGCCAGATCCTCAGGAGTCGTCCCCGGTTCCCAGGTCTCCGGGTCGGGCAGTTCGTCGCCGATCCGCTCGCCGAGATCGAGCCCGGTCAGCAGCGTGGCCAGACCGAGCATGACCGGCGCGGTGCGCTCGATCAGCGCCCGCCCGCGAATCGCCGGGGAGAGCACCAGCGGCAGGCCGCGAGAGCGCAGTTCGTCCTCCAGCCGGCGGCGCTCGGCGCGGGGTGGTACGGGCACGTGGCTACCTTGGCACAGTCTGATGATGCGATGGGGCAGGCCACGACGACCGGGGCCGGTCGCCGCTCAGCGATCGCCGCGCGCGGCCTCGACCGTCGCCGCCCGCCGCAGGATCCGAGCCGGCGCGTACCGGACGGCGGTGAGCGCGCCGTCCGGTCGACCGCACCTGCTCAGCGCCAGCCGAGGGCCGGGGCGACCTCGGTCAGTACGCCCTCGATCACGTGCGCGTTGTAGTCCACTCCGAGCTGGTTCGGCACGGTGATCAACAACGTGTCCGCCTCGGCGATGGCCTCGTCCTCGGCCAGTTCGGTGATCAACTTGTCCGGCTCGGCGGCGTAGCTGCGCCCGAAGACTGCGCGCAGGTTCGGCTCGATCTGGCCGACCTGGTCACGCGAATTGCGCTCCACGCCGAAGTAGGCCCGATCGGTGTCGTTGATCAACGGGATGATCGACCGGCTCACCGACACCCGCGGCTCACGATCATGTCCGGCCTCTGCCCACGCCTCGCGGAAGGCCCGGATCTGCTTGGCCTGCTGGACATGGAACGGCTCGCCGGTCTCGTCGGCCTTCAGGGTGGACGACATCAGGTTCATGCCCTGCTCGGCCGTCCAACGCGCCGTCGCGTCCGAGACCGCGCCCCACCAGATGCGGTCGCGCAGCGTGGGGGAGTGCGGCTCCAGGCGTAGCGCGCCGGGCGGATTCGGGAACATCGGGCGCGGGTTCGGCTGGGCGAAGCCCTCGCCGTCGAGCAGCTTGAGGAAGACCTCGGTGTGGGACCGCGCCATGTCGGCGTCCGTCTTTCCCTCGCCGGGCTCGTAGCCGAAGTAGCGCCAGCCGTCGATCACCTGCTCCGGCGATCCCCGGCTGATGCCGAGCTGCAGTCGCTCCCCGGCGAGCAGATCGGCCGCGCCGGCGTCCTCGACCATGTAGAGCGGGTTCTCGTACCGCATGTCGATCACGCCCGTGCCGATCTCGATCCGCGAGGTGCGGGCGCCGATGGCGGCGAGCAGGGGGAACGGCGAGGCGAGCTGGCGCGCGAAATGGTGCACCCGGAAGTACGCGCCGTCGGCGCCGAGCTCCTCGGCGGCCACGGCCAGGTCGACCGACTGCAGCAGCGCGTCGGCCGCGGTCCGCGTCTCCGACTGCGGCGACGGCGTCCAGTGCCCGAACGACAGGAATCCGATCTTCTTCATGACGGTTGAACGTTCAAGTCTGGCGATTGTATTCCGCCGAGGCTTCGCGGGGTGAACTCGCAGCCGCGAGCTGAACCGGCAGGTGCGGGCCGAGTATCGCTCGCGGGTGCCGTTTCGGTTCGCGGATGGGGGATGTGGCTGCTGTCCGCGGGCTGAACCGGCAGGCACGGGCTCACTCGGCAGGCACGGGCCGAACTGGCAGTCGCGGGCTGAACCGGCAGGTGCGGGCCGAGTATCGCTCGCGGGTGCCGTTTCGGTTCGCGGATGGGGGCTTCCGCACCGTTCTGACTCTCGCGATTGCCGGAGGTCGGCCGGATGCCGTCGTGGCGGGGCCCACGGGCGACAGGCAGCCGCCGAGCGTCACACCGGTGCGGCATTGGCGCCGGTCCGACCAGCCGCACCGGGCCCCCACCCAAGCCGCGTGCCGAACTCAGGTCCGCAGCCGCCGGCGATCATCCGGCAGCCGGACGGTACGCCCGGATCGGTCGAGGTGGTCGAGGAGGGGAAGAGCCACCCGGCGGCTGGTGCCGAGCGCCCGCCGGGCCTCGCTCGCCGTGAACGGTTGCGGCAGCTCCGCCAGCCTGCTGACCGCCTCGTCCACCGCCCCCGGACCGAGCGCGATGCCCGGCGCCGGCCGGACCAGGCGCCCGGCGCGGGCCAGCCGGGCGAGCATCGCGTCGTCGATGCCGAGTTCGCGCAGGCGGTCGGCATCGGGGGCCGCGAACGGCGCGTCGGCCAACTCGGCAGTCAGGGCCGCCAGCGCCCTCGACTCGGCCTCGCCCAGCCCGATGTCCGCGACCAGCCGGCCGCCGCGCTCGATCGGCGCCGGCCCGGGGAGCGCCCGCAACAACACGGGATCCGGCAGCCCGAGCCGCCGTGCCGCGTCGGCCGGGCTGATCCCGTCCACACCCGCGGCGGTCACCAACTCGGTCAGCCGCGCGGCCAGTTCTGACGCCCGCGCGGGATCGAGCAGCCACTCATCGCCCGCCGCGGCGTCAAGATCGTCGGTGAACCCCGAGCGGGCCAACTCGGACCGGCGCGCCGCTCCCCGCACCCGCAGCGGCGCCGCCATCCCGCCGTCGAAGCCCGCCAGCGCCGTGGCGTGCCGACCGGCCGCGCCGCGGCGGCGCAGCGGCACCGGGTCGGGATCCAGCACGGCGACACCCCACATCCGCCGGTCGCCCGGATCGCGCAGGATCGCCCGGTCGCCCGCGTGCAGCGGCAGCGGTCGTTCCAGGCCGAGCCGGGCGTACCCGTTGCCCAGCGGGCGGACGTGCACCGCACACGCCAGCGCCCCGATGTGCAGCAGCGGCCCGCGCGGCGGGTCGCCGTCGCCGCGCAGACGGACGTCGATCTCGCTCGTCCAGCGGTACGCCTCCGGCGCCACCAGCACGCTGCCCTCGGCCACCGACCGCCCGACGCCGCCGCCGAGGTCGAGCGCCACCCGCGCCGGCCCGACCACCCGGTCGGTGTCGCTGCCGAGCGCCTGGATGCCGCGCACCCGGACCTCGACCGCGTCGGTGACCAGCCGGTCGCCGACCGCGATGGTCCCCGCGGGCAGGGTGCCGGTGACGATCGTTCCGGAGCCGCGCAGGTGGAAACTGCGGTCGGCCCACAGCCGCGCGGGCGTCGCCGGATCGGGAGCGGGGATCGCCGCGAGCATCGCACCGAGCGCCGCACGCAGCTCCGCCAGCCCTTGTCCGGTACGCCCACTGACGGCCACCGCGGGCGCGCCCGCCAGCCCGGTCCCGGCCAGTTGTGCGCGGGCCGTGGCCAGCGCTGGGCCCGGATCGGTCAGATCGGCGCGGGTCACGGCGAGCACGCCGTGGCGTACCCCCAGCGCGTCCAGCGCCGCGAGGTGCTCGGCGGCCTGCGGCATCCAGGGGTCATCGGCGGCCACCACGAACAGCACCGCCGGCGCCGGGCCCAGCCCGGACAGCGTCGTCGGCAGGAAACGATCATGGCCGGGCACGTCGACGAAGGCGACCTCGCCGACGGGATCCAGCTCGGTCCAGCAATAGCCGAGCCGGATGGTCAGCCCGCGTCGCTTCTCGTCGGCGAGCCGGTCCGGGTCGGATCCGGTCAGCGCGCGGACCAGCGTCGACTTTCCATGATCGACATGGCCCGCGGTGGCGAGCACGTGCATCGCTCAGGTTCCGATCGCGGCGCGGGCGGCGGTGATCAACGACTCGTCGTCGGCCGGGTCGACGGCGATCAGGTCCAGCAGTAGTCGGCTGCGCTCGACGCGCCCGACCACCGCGGGATTGCCCAGCCGGAGGATCTCGGCGAGGTGCTCGGGCAGCGCGACCGCGGCGCTGGGCAGTGTGACACCGGGCGCGCCCCCGCCGCCGACCGCCGCCTCGCTCGGGATGGCCCGCGCCGGCTCGCCGATCGCCGCCGCGATCCGCTCCGCCCGCGCGGTCAGCTCGTCCCGCGTCCGCGCGAGCGCCGCCGGGACCGGCGCGACCGGTCCGACCAGTGTGGCCTCGAGCGCGGCCAGGGTGAGCTTGTCCACCCGCAGCGCGCGGGCCAGCGGGTGCCGGCGCAACCGCTCGACCAGCGTCGCCTGGCCGATGATCAACCCCGCCTGCGGGCCGCCGAGCAGCTTGTCGCCCGACGCGGTGACCAGGTCGGCGCCCGCGGCCAGGCTGGTCGCTGCGTCCGGTTCGTCCGGCAGTCGGGGGTACGGGGTGAGCAGACCGGAGCCGATGTCGGCCACCACCGGTACGCCCAGCGTGCGCAGCTCGCCGAGCCCCACGGTGGAGGTGAACCCGTCCACGACGAAGTTGGAGGGATGGATCTTGATCACGAACCCCGTCTGCGGCCCGACGGCGGCCGCATAGTCGGCGAGGCGTACCCGATTGGTGGTGCCCACCTCGCGCAGCCGCGCGCCGGCCGCCTCCAGCAGCTCGGGGATCCGGAAGCCGTCGCCGATCTCCACCATCTCGCCGCGGGCGATGATCACCTCGCGGTCGCGCGCCAGCGCATTGGCCGCCAGTGCCAGCGCCGCCGCGCCGTTGTTCACCACGTGCGCGGCCTCGGCGCCCGGCACCGCATTGACCAGGGCGCCGACGGCCCCGGCGCCGCGGCGGCCGCGCCGCCCGGTGGCCAGGTCCAACTCGACGTCGGTCGCGCCGGCGGCCCGGTCGACCGCGGCGCGCGCAGCGTCCGACAGGGGAGCCCGGCCGAGGTTGGTGTGCACGATCACGCCGCTGGCATTGATCACGGGCCGCAGCGAACCCGCGTCGCGCGGCAGCCCGGCGACCGCCCGGTCCGTCACCTCGGCTGGCGCGATCTCGCCGGCCCGGCAGGCGGCCAGGGCCGCGCCGACGGCG harbors:
- a CDS encoding LLM class flavin-dependent oxidoreductase, encoding MKKIGFLSFGHWTPSPQSETRTAADALLQSVDLAVAAEELGADGAYFRVHHFARQLASPFPLLAAIGARTSRIEIGTGVIDMRYENPLYMVEDAGAADLLAGERLQLGISRGSPEQVIDGWRYFGYEPGEGKTDADMARSHTEVFLKLLDGEGFAQPNPRPMFPNPPGALRLEPHSPTLRDRIWWGAVSDATARWTAEQGMNLMSSTLKADETGEPFHVQQAKQIRAFREAWAEAGHDREPRVSVSRSIIPLINDTDRAYFGVERNSRDQVGQIEPNLRAVFGRSYAAEPDKLITELAEDEAIAEADTLLITVPNQLGVDYNAHVIEGVLTEVAPALGWR
- a CDS encoding SelB C-terminal domain-containing protein — its product is MHVLATAGHVDHGKSTLVRALTGSDPDRLADEKRRGLTIRLGYCWTELDPVGEVAFVDVPGHDRFLPTTLSGLGPAPAVLFVVAADDPWMPQAAEHLAALDALGVRHGVLAVTRADLTDPGPALATARAQLAGTGLAGAPAVAVSGRTGQGLAELRAALGAMLAAIPAPDPATPARLWADRSFHLRGSGTIVTGTLPAGTIAVGDRLVTDAVEVRVRGIQALGSDTDRVVGPARVALDLGGGVGRSVAEGSVLVAPEAYRWTSEIDVRLRGDGDPPRGPLLHIGALACAVHVRPLGNGYARLGLERPLPLHAGDRAILRDPGDRRMWGVAVLDPDPVPLRRRGAAGRHATALAGFDGGMAAPLRVRGAARRSELARSGFTDDLDAAAGDEWLLDPARASELAARLTELVTAAGVDGISPADAARRLGLPDPVLLRALPGPAPIERGGRLVADIGLGEAESRALAALTAELADAPFAAPDADRLRELGIDDAMLARLARAGRLVRPAPGIALGPGAVDEAVSRLAELPQPFTASEARRALGTSRRVALPLLDHLDRSGRTVRLPDDRRRLRT
- the selA gene encoding L-seryl-tRNA(Sec) selenium transferase encodes the protein MSEFDPRRRVPRTDAVLADPRLVAAAGRLGRGPIKDAVGAALAACRAGEIAPAEVTDRAVAGLPRDAGSLRPVINASGVIVHTNLGRAPLSDAARAAVDRAAGATDVELDLATGRRGRRGAGAVGALVNAVPGAEAAHVVNNGAAALALAANALARDREVIIARGEMVEIGDGFRIPELLEAAGARLREVGTTNRVRLADYAAAVGPQTGFVIKIHPSNFVVDGFTSTVGLGELRTLGVPVVADIGSGLLTPYPRLPDEPDAATSLAAGADLVTASGDKLLGGPQAGLIIGQATLVERLRRHPLARALRVDKLTLAALEATLVGPVAPVPAALARTRDELTARAERIAAAIGEPARAIPSEAAVGGGGAPGVTLPSAAVALPEHLAEILRLGNPAVVGRVERSRLLLDLIAVDPADDESLITAARAAIGT